The region AATATTGATAGCCTAAATATTCATTTGCTAATTCAACATTACCGTCTATTAAAGCATTTCTAATTTTAGTAGAACTTACAGAAACTTCATCTACTAATTGAGCCGAAATTTCTTCAACTTCAAAACCGTATTGTTGACCAAAATTTTTCAAGTCATTAAAATCCGCCGCTCTATTTTTTCCAAACTTATGATCATGGCCAATGATGATTTTTTGTATTTTAAATTGATCAACTAAGATTTTTTTAACAAATTCTTCCGGAGTTAAATTGGCAAATTCTTGATCAAAAGGATGAATTACAAAATGATTAATATTCTTTTTTTCAAGAAGTTCGGTACGCTCATCAATTGTATTTAATAATTTAACTTCGTTTTCACTTGCAACTACTAGTCTAGGATGTGGAAAAAAAGTTAACACCAAACTATCTAAGCCTTCTAATTTTGACAGATTTACTAATCTATCTAAAATAGCTTGATGTCCTTTATGGACTC is a window of Flavobacterium indicum GPTSA100-9 = DSM 17447 DNA encoding:
- a CDS encoding bifunctional riboflavin kinase/FAD synthetase; translated protein: MKVYHNIFDIHVNNKTVVTLGTFDGVHKGHQAILDRLVNLSKLEGLDSLVLTFFPHPRLVVASENEVKLLNTIDERTELLEKKNINHFVIHPFDQEFANLTPEEFVKKILVDQFKIQKIIIGHDHKFGKNRAADFNDLKNFGQQYGFEVEEISAQLVDEVSVSSTKIRNALIDGNVELANEYLGYQYSIQGEVQKGNQLGRTINFPTANIVVKEDYKLIPKIGVYAVNIIHDSTRYFGMMNIGMRPTINGTTKTIEVNIFNFDKDIYGDILKIEFVKKIREEQKFESFDHLKQQLYKDQNTVKNIFKI